DNA from Leishmania donovani BPK282A1 complete genome, chromosome 34:
TCGACAATCCTGACGAACATCAAGGTCGGCGACTACGTCGATGTCGTCGCGGACTCCGCGGTGCGTGAGGGCATGCCGCACAAGTACTACCATGGCCGCACCGGTATTGTGTGGAACGTGACCCCCCGCGGCGTTGGCGTCATCATCAACAAGCCGgtccgcacgcgcaccctgCGCAAACGCATCTGCGTCCGCTTCGAGCACGTCCGCAAGTCTCGCTGCCAGGAGGCATTCAAGGCGAAGGAGCACCAGTTCCAGGCCTACCTCGCCGCCAAGAAGGCCGGCAAGGCGCTGCCCCCGCTGAAGAAGAGCTCCCGAATGGGCGGCATTGTGCGCCCCAAGAACGTTGAGGTGCTCGCCCGCCGCGTGGCCGACTACGAGGCGATGGTGCCGTACTAAGGCGCAGCACTCACCGCACCCGCGCTGCCTTTTTTATCCCCTCACCTTTCCGCCTCAGCGTACAGCAATCTTCCCATCACCTGCTCTCGGTTCCTTCTCCTTTCAAACGGCCCGTGATGATCGGGACAGGACAGGAGCggaggggctgctgccgatACGGTGGGTGTAGGACGGGAGGAGGCACTTCAAGTCGTTTCTCTCACTTCTACTTTCTCATTTATCAGGACAAAAAGCTTTGCCAAGCCGACACTGACGTGCCGCATCGAAAgcgggcaaaaaaaaaagggagtGGCGACCGCTGCAGGGATGCCGCatcgctgcttctctctcctctgctgcgtgcTTCGATGCCGCCTCGGAGGGCagttcgccgccgcttctctcccccctctgctCGCTTTGACTTGTGCCCCTGATGGACTCGAAGAGAGTGAGGGGCTGGAAAGCGGCGCTGACGAAGAGCGCGATAGAGTGAAACGGCGCGTAGGTGATGCTCTCCCGCACCACACCGTGTACGTCTTCTCCCTGAGCGCGTCTTCTCTTCAGTCTTTCCTCTGCATTCAGTTTCGCCTTTGCGCATGTCGGGCGAAACGAGCGCGAACGTGGGATAGCACAGGGGACCGAACCGGGTCAAGTTACCAGAGTCCCAAGGTTTGTATACAATAAAAGCGCATACACACCGTACTGGTGCGCAGCTTGTTGCCTCCTGTATGTGTTGTTTCGCTGCAGCCTCCACCTTCTCCATCCCATGCGCACCTGCGcactctcttcctcgcctctcACACGTACCCCACATGCGAAACGCAGCAACCGCAACGAAGCTCGTTACTCTTGCACCGACATCCCCCCATCCACCCACAACCACACACCCAAAGCAAAACCGCAACAACAACGTGTGACTGTATACGCACAAGCGCACGGGCACACCTGCAGCAGTTGGAGCGACTGCTTCGCTTTCCCTTTTACTTTTTCGCACGTACTTACGTGGACGATCTCGGAGAGGTGTTgctgatttttttttttgctgtgcTGTTATCTTTATTTTTGTGTGCAGCCTACGCGCACGAAACGTGCCCCTCTACTTGCATCTGCGCATACGCACATAGTTGTACGGAAGCGCGCGAGCAGacaaaaggaaagaaagaaggAGCGCGAGGGGTGGGGAAACTGGTGAACAAAAGGGTAGAATAACAAGTGAGAAAAAACATAAGGAAGACCGCAGAGCGTTGCGCTTTTCGTATTGCTTCGCTGGCGTTGCCTTTTGCTTTCCTTCGATAttgacgcacgcacagcacgcACAAAAACCTCACAAGTGCATCGTCGCCTTGGTGCCTATCTCTCTCTGCACGGGAAGCGTGCAATGCGACTCGGAAAACAGGTGCCAGGAAGCGCGCGGCACATGCGTGCAGGGCGCGCACCTATTTTGGTGGCAGCACTGGTGCTCCTGTGTGCCACCGTCTTTGCCTCGGCCGGCATCACTGGCTACTCGACCGGCACGATTATATCGCCTCAAGCGAATGCCTaccgcagccgtcgcaccCTCTCCCCGATGGATTATTATAAACTCCCTGTTTGCCAGCCCTCCGATGAGGTGATGAAAGCGAGGCGCGAACATCCCCTTATTGGCGACATTCTGACGGGCAATCGTCTTGTTCCGACCATGTTCGAGTTCCGAGTTGGCGAGGACGTCAAGTGCGCCACCTTGTGCGATGCCAGCTTCACTGTCAAAGCGGTGCGGCGGGCGAACTACATGATCAATAATGACTACTACGTGCGCATGTTCCTCGACAACAAGCCGCTCGTTTCGGCATCCCCTCATGAGGGGAGTAACGCGTATCTCCTAGGCTACCCTCTTGGCGCACAGAACGACGTTGAAAAGACCCAGGTGAAGACGAACATTATTCACAATCATCTCGACTTTACCATTCGCATCAAGAACCGGGCGATCTCTCAGTTCacgggagaggaggtggtcgGCTTCAAAGTCGTCGCCAGAAGTCTTGCGGAGGTGGGCACGtgcacagcgacagcgtTTCAACACTCAAGCCGCCCGTACATCTTGCCGAGTTATAGGGATGGAAAGGATTTGAAGGTTCCTTTCACGTACAGCGTGACTTGGGAGAGGTCTAACGAGGAGTACCCCATCGAGCACAGAATTGGAGAAGATACCCAGCGGCGCGGGCACAAGATCGCCGCCCTGTACGGCGTTCTGCTTACCATGCTGACGGGCGTTGTGGTAGCGTTTGTGATGCTCCGCACTGTGCGCAAGGACCTGGCCGTCTACCTTGACGAGGAGCTGGACGAGAGGGAGATACGTGAGGAGTCGGGCTGGAAACTGGTACGCGGCGACGTTTTCCGCCCGCCCCAGCAAGCCGCAGCCTTGGCGAcggccgtcggcgccgggTGCCAGATTGCGGCGACCATGCTCAGCAGCGTGTTCCTCTGCGCCATCCACGTCGTGGACTCGACGCACCGCGGCACCTTCCTGAGCACTGTCATTGCACTTTTTCTGATTGGTCACGTTGTCTCCGGTTTTGTGACGACTCGACTGCTGAAGCTCTTCGGTATGGCCACGTGGAAGAGCGCCATGTGCTGCATGGCAGCGTTCCCGGCTGCACTAGGAGGCGGCGTCATGCTCCTAAACCTCATCCATTGGGCGAAGCACAGCACGGCGGCCATCCCGTTCCTGACGGTGGTCGGAATTATACTTTCGTGGCTGCTCATCTCACTTCCTTTTGGGTGCTATGGCATCTACTGGGGCTTTAAGATGGACACTCTGGCCGTCACGGCCAGGGTCAGCAGCATCCCTCGACTCATACCGGAAGATGCGGATAGCATGACTCTCTACTATGTACTTGCTGGTAGTCTTGTGCCCTTCATTGCGTGCTGCGTGGAGATACCCTTCGCCTTGAACGCCTTCTGGCGGGAGGAGCCCATGTACCTCTACGGCTTCCTGACCTTCTTCTCCATTGCACTGGTCGTGCTTTGCGCGGAGGTGGGCATTGTGGTGACCTACTTCACCTTGCGCGGGGAAGACTACcgttggtggtggcgcagctaCTCCGCTCTTGCGACTAGTGGCATCCACCTGTTTGCATACAGCATTCTCTTCCTCAAGCGCTCTCTGCAGAtccgcgcgctctcctcgaTCATCCTCTTCCTGGGTTACATGCTCGGCGCGTCCATTATGTTTGGTATGGCGCTCGGCTCTATCGGTTTTATTGGGTCGTTTTGGCTCGTCCAGAAAATGTACGCCTCCATCAAGGCTGAATAGcggcgtgggcgtgtgcgaggCATTTCTAGCTGATTTGCTGTAACTTTGTGGTCGTCTCTCATTTTTCTTCTCCGGTAATGggcttccctctccccacttCTCCTTGCGTAACACGTGATTGTGTGTTGTGCGCTCTTATGGTGCAGATGCAGTTGGCGGCCGTTCGTTCTGTATCTcttgtttctcttttttttttcctttcctcGGCACACGCGTAAGCGCGTCTCCGTCTCACGTCACAGGCCATGCCAtcagagggggaggagaggagaacgCGAAATAAAGGAGAGAGGTAGGGTGTCTATACCAGACGGATAGACTCTCTCTTCACGAGGGGTGGGCGGATCGTGGTGGAGAGGACCGTGTGCACGCACTTCtgctccttcccttccccaGCTATGCGCCAACACGCTCATGCACTTGTAAGCGCACGCATTTGTACAAGCGCATACGCATGCATCTAACATGCACCAGGAGCGGGGCCGTGCCTGGGCATCTTCTCTGTTGCGTTCGAAAAAGTGAAGATGCcgagacggaggaggggcggcggtgggcggtGCGCACAGAGCGGAAGAAGGAAGGCGAGCGTGGCTtgacagggggaggggagtgaggcagcggtggggaGCACATgttccgcctcctccctgtGCTTTGCTCACCATCGCTAACGGgacggctgcgcagccgttTCCCTGCTCCGGccccttccttttcttcaGCAGAGACGAGTATCGTTTGGGACCGGCGCCGTTCGAACGTGCTGCAATCGAAGTGTCGCTATTCGCTCGTCACATTTGCGTGTGCCCCTCGCCATCTCGAGAGTGTTCCCGCTTTCGTGCGCGAGCCTTCTCTTGGTAAGCGTGGGCGCGAGTGGGTCCGTTAGTGCAGTTCTGTGGCAGAGGATATACCGCGCAACACAACACGGGTGCCCAAGCGCCGGTGTTGTTCGCACTGACGGGGAAGGTAAGCAACGGGGGTGAAGTAGAAGGAAAGAGTGAGCACTGTCGCGACCGGTGTCTCTCCATTGCCGACAGCGCAATGACCTGCCCCCCTTTATATGGGTCCTCCTTTggctttgctgctgctcttctcctctgtCGGTACGCCTGATTAGACGGCTCTCGCCCCCACACATTCACTCACTCTCCCTGTCTCAatgtctctctttctcttcagTCTCTTCCTTACCACCACCTTGCAGGCGTCTTATCTTGCCCTCTTCGGGGCGACACCACGTGTCGACACCATCCATGTAGACGGCGGTGAATTTGCTTTCtgatctttttttttgcgtttcAGCTCGTCTGTGGTTTGTGATACCCTATCGTCACATGATGCaccacttctggtggtggcaggccCGATTTCCTGCGAGGTGAGGTggccagagcgatgtatcgccACTGATGTCGGCGTGCAGGCCCTGGGCGGCGTTGCATGAGAGCAGTCGGCGACAAATGCACAACGcctgtgccatccatgttATCGGCAAAGTGCCGGCGCGACTCGAGCGCATCTCTCACCCGGCGCTCACATTGCCCTACGGCTGTAAGGGAGCCTGAGGCACCCCGAGGGGTGTGCGCCAGACGGGCCTCTGGCATGATGGTAGCGGCTGCGAGGTGACCCCGTAGGGCGGGCAGCGTttgagaggcagaggccgtgctccTCATGACGGATGgggcgcattgctgtaagGTGCGCGTCTAGGGCTGCTTTGCACGACAGGATTGAGGCCTGTGGCTGGCCGGGGGCTGGCGTGGCGTTCGACCTCACACACTGCATGGCAGAGAACCGGGGCACGGCGtgcgaagagaaagagccAGTTGCCATACTTTTGTGCTTCGACTTGGTGCAGGACGAGATTCCAGCGATGGCGGATTATTTTGGTTTATTTTCGTTTTGAACGGTGACGCGAGCCAGGGCCCGGGAAAAAAGGGTCGAGGAAGGACATGAGGAGGCCGTTAGACGTGTGGGTCGGATTCAACGGCAGACAGCTCGTCTTGGATGGCGAGGACTTAGCTTCGGTATCAGAGGGGTGGCCCAACTCTGCCCGCATGCACACACTTGCTGGCTTGCTCGTGATGGAAGGACATGCTGCCAAAATACGACGAAAAGAGATTTTTCAAAGCCAACGTATAGACAAGGAAGCTATTTTCCCTGTCATGTGTGCTATCCCACCATCTCCTCGCCAGtcctccccttccttttCAGCTGTTACTCGAGTTTGTACGTGAAGGTCGACAGTGTGGCGGTAAGAGAGTggaaagcaaaagaaaaagcgtgatgagaaaaaaaagcgttTCTTTGCTGTTTGATATACGTCCCTCATTTTCGGTGGCAGGCTTCTtaggcggcgatggtggaaTGgaggtatatatatatat
Protein-coding regions in this window:
- a CDS encoding 60S ribosomal protein L21, putative, producing the protein MVHSYGYKSGTRHLFAKKFRKHGAPSVSTILTNIKVGDYVDVVADSAVREGMPHKYYHGRTGIVWNVTPRGVGVIINKPVRTRTLRKRICVRFEHVRKSRCQEAFKAKEHQFQAYLAAKKAGKALPPLKKSSRMGGIVRPKNVEVLARRVADYEAMVPY
- a CDS encoding transmembrane/endomembrane-like protein, coding for MRLGKQVPGSARHMRAGRAPILVAALVLLCATVFASAGITGYSTGTIISPQANAYRSRRTLSPMDYYKLPVCQPSDEVMKARREHPLIGDILTGNRLVPTMFEFRVGEDVKCATLCDASFTVKAVRRANYMINNDYYVRMFLDNKPLVSASPHEGSNAYLLGYPLGAQNDVEKTQVKTNIIHNHLDFTIRIKNRAISQFTGEEVVGFKVVARSLAEVGTCTATAFQHSSRPYILPSYRDGKDLKVPFTYSVTWERSNEEYPIEHRIGEDTQRRGHKIAALYGVLLTMLTGVVVAFVMLRTVRKDLAVYLDEELDEREIREESGWKLVRGDVFRPPQQAAALATAVGAGCQIAATMLSSVFLCAIHVVDSTHRGTFLSTVIALFLIGHVVSGFVTTRLLKLFGMATWKSAMCCMAAFPAALGGGVMLLNLIHWAKHSTAAIPFLTVVGIILSWLLISLPFGCYGIYWGFKMDTLAVTARVSSIPRLIPEDADSMTLYYVLAGSLVPFIACCVEIPFALNAFWREEPMYLYGFLTFFSIALVVLCAEVGIVVTYFTLRGEDYRWWWRSYSALATSGIHLFAYSILFLKRSLQIRALSSIILFLGYMLGASIMFGMALGSIGFIGSFWLVQKMYASIKAE